GACATATCCGGGGCATAACGCTTTCTTTACATAGCCTACAGGGGTAGAGAACCTTAAGGTACCAGGCTGCAAGGGCTTTACCTCTTTCTATATTAATGTTGACTTGTATTTTCCGAGTACAGCATTAAGATTTGTCTTTGCAGTTACAACCAGAGAAATGGCGCAGTCAGCTGAAGTATAAGAGAATATTCCAAGCTACGAAGGTCATATACAAAGAAGAAGGATGGATGGCTTTCTGGAAAGGCCACATCCCTGCTCAATTTCTTTCAATGATATATGGTGGTGTTCAGGTATCAAAAACTGAACATGTTATTTACGGCATTTAACCAGTTCCCTACTTGTACTTTTATCTCGGCAATATTAGTATTAGTGatgttgcattttttatttaaatgttttgctgttgttgtcaaaaagaacaaaaaagtcTGGTTGCAATAAGAGGAGTTTTACGATATATAACCCAGAACCTGataaatacttttcttttcaGTTCACAACATTTCAGCAGTTAACAAAACTGGTTTATCAAATTTATCCATATCACCGTGATGATCACACGACGAGGTCTGTGATCTTCTTCGGATGTGGGAGTCTGGCCGGGGCTGCAGCAACAATTGCTGCTCAGCCAGCTGATGTTTTAAGGACACGCTTTGCTGCACAAAAAGAGCCAGTGGTAAGACTCCTACCATGCTACAAAAACAATTAGTTAATCATGTAGAAAATTACTTAAATTAGTAATAGGTAAAAATTTTAGGTCTCCTTTACTTATGTTCTCCCACTTAAAGGCTTGAATGGAAAGGAGTTATGAGGTAACAGAAAAGAAATCAAgacataataatttttataccCGATTCTAATATGGGAGTGTAGAAGTAAAGGAGGCAAGAGTCATAAACATTATTCAGGGACATGTGTTGGACCAGAAAAAATTcactcaaaatatttcatccACTCTCTTTGTTTATCTTCTGAATAAAAACTTAGTGTAACCGCACATTATCTTTTTCTGACATCTAACtgttaatttttcaaactcAGGCTCATCGTAGTTATACTCAAGCAGTCCAGCACATGTTAAAGAATGAAGGAGTTTTTAGTTTCTACAAGGGCCTCACTCCTGCCATTATACAAATAATCCCTTATTCAGGCCTTCAATTTGCCTCATACTCATTGCTTCAAGCTCTTTGGAGGAAAGGCGGTCTCCAAGAAGGTGCATTGTTGTGATGCAGACTGTTATTGCCTCAACAACACACTACTTTATGTGACCAGAATTAATGAATAAATTAAGGCTAGAATAAATAAGAAATTACTTTTCGTTGAATTAATTCTGGATCGTACCAATAAATAATGTACCTGGTTTTATCTTCTACTGTAAATAAGGCTGTTTTTGGTTTGGTGATAATACAGAAATTTTTTCTACTAAAACTATGTTAACAACTGTCATTGTAAAACCGCTCACACaaagaaacttacaaaataaCATGTTACCGTAACCTATAAATGTTGTCTGCGAGTTCCAACATTGAGAAACAAAACCGCTGTACGACAAGGCTTGACCAAAAAATAAATGGCATTAGATAtttacattatatatatacattattactttaaattatatttatttactcAAGATATTTCATTCTCAGGTTCCATATGCAACCTACTTTGTGGTGGAGGGGCTGGTGTTATTGGGAAAGCTCTTGTATATCCTCTCGATGTTACCAAAAAGAGATTACAGGTATCATTCCTATAAAAACTGATTTTGCTTTGAGAAGCTTGCCTTTTTATCGTAAACTATCGATACTAACTAGACTGTTCGTGTTATTGTTACCAGCTTTAATCAGAAATGTTTTCTCCAGGTGCAGGGTTTCAATAAGGCTACGGTGAGCAAAGTTGTGTCTTATTCAAACTTTCGAAATTGCATACACATGATATGGAAGACGGAGGGTTTGCGAGGATTCTATAAGGGAGGAGCTGTATCTGTGATTAAAGCATGTACTTCTACTGGACTAGCCTTCTTCACTTATGAGTTGTTTGTTGAGCTTTTAAGTGCGAAGACGTTTTGATTTGCCTGTTTAATCCATTAGCATCGCAATTGCACGCAATTCTGCTGAATATGGTACCAAATTGTATTACTCACTGTTATATTTGCATttatacacaaatatttaaatgCCTGCCATTTGCATTGAATTGAAATCTTGTCAACTAAAGTCCCACATTGtgttattttgcattaaatcGGTTCAGTCGATTCCTGCAAAACCATCTTTGTAATTAGAGCTAGCAAATCATGTCTGAATTTGCACAACTGCTGTAAACTGCTTTTTTTTCAACCAAGTTATCAAGTGCTCATTGAGATTATTTATTTGCCTAGTTTGCATAAACATTATTATGATGTCAAAATTACGCTTATGAAACGGTTTGTTTTCTAATAAAGGCGAGGCCTTGCTTATCAAATCAGCATTGCTAGACTGCAACTTTCCAGGCAAATATTTCACCAGAATATCACGGACTAATTCAGAAGCAGTTTAATTTAACCAAACCCGACAATAACTTGATAACAACAATTCCCTAGACAGTGAtgacatgcaaaaaaatacgcGACATACAAACAGCACATCTGGCAAGACAATAAACCAGCTAGCAGCAGGCAGTGTCAATTGCACTACAAGAATTCCTCTATGACTTGTATTCCACTTGGGCAATGTATCTTTGCGATAGGTCTAAATAATTATGATGCAATAAGGGCAGAAGAAACCCACGTATTGTTGGACATGGTTCCAACACGTGGGTTGAATTGGCCACAGTTGCATATTTGTCAATTATACATCAAACTTAGATTCACTGAGAAGATTGCGATAAGACCACGGTGCTCTTTGCAAATATAAGCACCAGTAAACATGCACACGCATAACaagctttaaactttttgtagAAATATCTACGCTGTCAAAAGATTTCTAATTGTCTTTCTTAAATGCTCATTCAGTTCGCTCCTTCCAAGAATTTCTTGGAAAGCTTTTTGATCTCGAGATTCAAATTCGAGCAATTCGGCTTGGATGAAGAACTTCACCTCTGaattaaaaaacatcaaaattaccattaaaagttaagaaagatgcattaaaaattacaatatacACTAAACTCCTGGTACAGTCATCTCCCGGTTAAGTACGCACCCGTTTAAGTTTGCATCCCAAATAAGTACGCAAAAATTCTTCACAAATTCTGGGttcaactttttcaacaatttatttattttaaacgaAAATTTAACAATAGTTCACTGCTTAAACATGTCGTGCAAAGTCATCTGATGCATTCTTTTTTGCTTGTGCATATTGTGCATATTTGCAAAGTCATCTGATGCATATTTTGCATTCTTTTTTGCTTGGCTTCCAGCGTCACCTGTCTCAGTTTTCGCTGAAAGCATTCAAAAGTGCTTTTGAGATTATCGTAAGCACCTCCTGCTTGATCTTGTAAGGCAGGACACAGCAACTGATCCTCAGCTTCAAGCACtttgttgtaaagttgttCAAAGCCATGAAAAACGATGCTGTTTTCGACAGGTGCACAATCGTTGCTTGGGCCAGCCTCATCGTCAGTGTCATCATTTTCAGTTTGCATCGTTTCCAACACCTCATTCACATCACCCAAAATCGCCTGTGAATACTCTTCATTATTCTCGTCATGAACATGCATAAATCCTTCTAGATCGTCTTTGTCAATCGAAATATCCATAGACTTAAAACAGCGCAAAATTTCAGACATGTCAGACATGAAGTTTGCTTCCTCATCAACGCCACCATCCAACGGAGTTAGCAGTTGAGCTTTGTTAAATGAGTTTCTTACCGACGCATCCGATATTAAATCCCATGCTTGCTTTACATAGTGAGCAGCATCCGGCAAATGAGCAGGGTTCCTATAAGCAACACCTGGTGCCCCTCTGGGTAATCTTTTAGCTTGCTCTTTTTTGTGGGCCTTCAAGTTCTCGTCAAGCTCGTAAAAGTCCAGAACCTCCCTGAGATATAAATATTTGTACCTCTTCTTTAGTGCCGCGATGATTCCCATGTCACATGGCTGTTTCCAACTAGTACAGTTGGGTGGGAAGAATTCCACTTTGACGTTATTCCGTTCAAAGGCTGGAAAATGGCCCGGAGCGTTATTCATCAACAAGAGAACCGGGCGTCCTGTTCTCTTTTTTACTTCAGGATAAAACACTTCGTTGAACCATTTCCAACATGTGTCAACGTCCATCCAAGCTTTACGCTGACTAAGATATTTGACAGGCCATCCCCGATTCTTTATACAGGCCGGAGATTTAGGTTTCCCAATCAATGTGCATGGAACTTTGTGTGTTCCAGTGGCATTTGCACAAACAACCAGAGACACACGGTCTTTAGCTTTCTTCTTCTCTCGGATGCTGCTGAGATCTTCGAATGGCATAAGCAAGGTATATCTAGGGAGCAGACGAAAGAACAACCCTGTTTCATCCATGTTATACACATTTTCAGGATCATACCGTGCAATTATAGCATGTAAATCATTCAATGCAGCCAAAAGCTTTGGGTCTTCCTTGTCCACTTCAGCTCCTTCCCCATGAAgaagaactttctgcaatccTCGACGTGCTCTGAATCGGCTAAGCCACTGCCACGACGCTCGAAAATCATCTTCCGATATCGATATATAATTGTTGAGcgatttgttttgcttttgcaatgACCAGTGAGGGGGGAACGGGAAGACTTGCACGGCGCATGCTATCAATCCAAAGATATAGAATATCTTCCAACTCAGAAAACCGACCAACGGATGCTCGaaacgtttttgtctttgtCTCCTCAGACATCAAAGCAGAACGCTTTCGAATAACTTCCCGGTTTTTCGAAATCTTTCGGATAGCAGCTTCACTCACGCCATACTCTCTTGCGAGACTTCTTTTACTCGGAGCGGACGGCACACACAACTTGGCGATGACTTCCAATCTTTGGGATTCACTTAAACGCTTACC
The Clavelina lepadiformis chromosome 4, kaClaLepa1.1, whole genome shotgun sequence DNA segment above includes these coding regions:
- the LOC143451306 gene encoding mitochondrial thiamine pyrophosphate carrier-like — protein: MVGFDDKKNLQLSQTFIAGFLSGIITRALVSPVDVVKIRFQLQPEKWRSQLKYKRIFQATKVIYKEEGWMAFWKGHIPAQFLSMIYGGVQFTTFQQLTKLVYQIYPYHRDDHTTRSVIFFGCGSLAGAAATIAAQPADVLRTRFAAQKEPVAHRSYTQAVQHMLKNEGVFSFYKGLTPAIIQIIPYSGLQFASYSLLQALWRKGGLQEGSICNLLCGGGAGVIGKALVYPLDVTKKRLQVQGFNKATVSKVVSYSNFRNCIHMIWKTEGLRGFYKGGAVSVIKACTSTGLAFFTYELFVELLSAKTF